In Candidatus Thermokryptus mobilis, the DNA window GAGATTTGTTCAATTAGTTTCTGCTTATTCAAATCCCCAAGGTAGGTTTGAATTTCTCGGTTTAAATGTATAGTCATCACATTGATTTTATCCTTTATGAAGCCGTCAAGATTTCTTATGAAAATATGCTCGTTAAAGTAAATTAAAACAGCGACCAAAAGTATGATTAGAAACGAATATAGGATTGAAAGTGTACCACTTTTCATAAACGGAATATTTTAAAATTTTTAAAAAGAGCTCTTTTCCGTCCCGCCGAGAAAGGTTAAAGAACAAAATTTGATTGACTTATTTAATTTAGTGTTTTAAAACAATTAAATCAACTCTTCAAGGCAGGGGCAACGAGAAATAGTCCTTCAACTGAACTATTAAAAATTTTTCTTTCTTTTCATCTCCTCTCTCCTTGTGGGGGAGGGTTGGGGTGAGGGGTTCTTTTATCATTGAAGGGGAAAACCGCTCCCATTTTAATTATCCCCCGTCAAGGAGAAGGATAAAGTTTTTTGCAAACTTTTTCTCTCTTAACGATGAAGAAAGGCAAACCAATTACCTCCTGCAAGCAATTTTTTCACTTGCCTTAACTTTTACTTCAGCAGGATTTCTATTCCCACAATCTCAAGAATGGATATCTACAACACATTGGATAAATACATAAAATGTCTTGATGAGGGGGTAATTACATTTGGATTGAAACATTGAGCGGGGAACTTACAAAGTTTAATGGAGTAAGATGAACTGTTTATAAAACTTGGAATTCTGGTTTGATAGATAACTATAATTGAAATCCCATTATATTTAAATCGTCCCCGACCGCGATATCAATTGTGATGTAAATCACTCACCCCTTGATTTTTATTGAGAAGCTTTTTAAACTACTTTTAGAAAAACCAAGAACATAACAACATGAAAAAACTTCAAACAATTTCCCCGCCTTGTTAGATTAAATAAGGAAACGACGGGGGAATTAAAAATATGGCATTTAGGTTAAAGATTGGGAAAAAACCGCCAAAAAGAAATTAAGAGACGAATTCAAGAATTGGTTCTAATTCTTGAGATTGAACATCTACTTGACATAGATCCAAAACAATGAAATCAAATTAAAATAGGGAGGAAAAAATGAGGTACTTATTATCATCAATTCTCGTGATTATCACCTTTAATTTTCTTCAAGCACAAGATTATCAAGTAACAAATATGCAGGGGTATGTGGTTGAAACTCCAAAATTTTCAATCGCTAATGATATTGTTTATCTGACATTTAGAACTAATACAAAGCTTTACAAATTTCCCGCAACAGGTCCACAATCCCCAATTTCTAATCCGATTAGATTTGATCCAACTTTTTGGGGACCTAACGCAGTGGATATAGCTGCTCANNNNNNNNNNNNNNNNNNNNNNNNNNNNNNNNNNNNNNNNNNNNNNNNNNNNNNNNNNNNNNNNNNNNNNNNNNNNNNNNNNNNNNNNNNNNNNNNNNNNNNNNNNNNNNNNNNNNNNNNNNNNNNNNNNNNNNNNNNNNNNNNNNNNNNNNNNNNNNNNNNNNNNNNNNNNNNNNNNNNNNNNNNNNNNNNNNNNNNNNNNNNNNNNNNNNNNNNNNNNNNNNNNNNNNNNNNNNNNNNNNNNNNNNNNNNNNNNNNNNNNNNNNNNNNNNNNNNNNNNNNNNNNNNNNNNNNNNNNNNNNNNNNNNNNNNNNNNNNNNNNNNNNNNNNNNNNNNNNNNNNNNNNNNNNNNNNNNNNNNNNNNNNNNNNNNNNNNNNNNNNNNNNNNNNNNNNNNNNNNNNNNNNNNNNNNNNNNNNNNNNNNNNNNNNNNNNNNNNNNNNNNNNNNNNNNNNNNNNNNNNNNNNNNNNNNNNNNNNNNNNNNNNNNNNNNNNNNNNNNNNNNNNNNNNNNNNNNNNNNNNNNNNNNNNNNNNNNNNNNNNNNNNNNNNNNNNNNNNTTCGGGTAATAATTATGTCGCTAAGGTTGGCTATTCGACAAATGGTGGTTTGGATTGGAATAATTTTATAATTGATACAATTCAGTTTGGTAATTGGCTCCCACGTAGAGCTGATTTGCCACAAGTTATGGTCAGTCAACAAGGCAATCCGTACTTCTTCTATTGGGTATTTCAAAATTCAAGTGATACATCTGGTTTATATATGTATACTTTCGGGATGAAGAAAAAACTGGATAAAAATATACCCCGTGCAAGATATGAGTATGCAGTGGCTCCATTTGTTATCACGCTAAATAATGTTGACTATGTTTATGTTGCTTATTATATTGATTCTTCGTATTACCTGATTTATTCAAACGACGGGGGTAATACATTTTCTCAACCGAAGGAATTGCAAACCTTTTGGGTGATGTGGCCATCTGATGATTGGAAACCGAGGTTTCAAATTGATAACTCAAATAAATTATATTTCTACTATTCATATATGGATTATGGTCAACCAGGCCAACCGCCTGCAGATAAAATGTATCACCTCGTCACTTATTCAGATGATTGGGGATCAACTTGGTCTGAGCCAGTTCAAATTGATACGAACTTTTATAATATTGATTTCAGAATAGTTGGTGATAAATTTGTCAAAAGTTACATTGATAACGAGGATGGGAATCTTTATTTACAATTAAGTTATGATCTTCTAAGCTGGACAAATAGAATAAGAGTAAATTCTATTGATAGTTCAGTCGCTGGTGGCTTTGAAACAGAAGTATATAACGATAAACTTGCGTTTGCATGGAAGGATAAAAGAACTGGTAATGAAGAAATATTCTATCGCTTAATGGAAATTCTGACAAAAGTTGATGAAAATACAATTCCAATTAATTTCGTCCTTTATCAAAACTACCCTAACCCATTCAATCCGTCTACAACGCTTGAGTTTGATATACCTGAAAGAACAAATGTAAAATTGATAATCTATAACATCCTGGGTTGTGAAATTGAGGTACTTTTAGATGAAGAGCTTGAACCTGGTAAATATAAAGTTGATTTCAACGCGAAAGATTTATCAAGCGGTTTATACTTTTACACTCTTAAAACACCCAAATTCACAAAAACAAACAAAATGCTTTTAATCAAGTAAAATTCTTTCTCTTCACTTCCCTCTCCCCTTGTGGGAGAGGGTTAGTGGTGATGTTAATTTTTTCTTTATTTTATCTCCCTTGCGGGAGGGATAAAGTAAGGACGAGGAATTTATTTTGAAAGTTTGAATCTTATCGGAATAACTATTCTAACCTTGATGGGCTTTCCTTGAGTATAAGCTGGTTTAAATTTCGTCTCCAATACCGCTTTTTTTGCTGTTTCATCGCAACCATAGCCTATCCCCTTTAAAACCTCTGCGAAATCAACATCACCGTTTTCATTTACATAAGCGAGGACATAGACAGTTCCTTCAATTTTGTTTTTTATTGCTTCTTCAGGATAAATGACTTTCTTTTGAATTGATTCAAGCCCGCCGATAATTTCAGGCATCTTCTCAGCCATTATTGAGTAACTCTCTTTCCTCGGCTCAAACTTTGGAGTTACGGGGGTATTGATTGATTTAGCTTTGTCATCGTTCATCTTTGTGCAAGATGCGATGATTAAAGCAATGCCGAGATAGAAAATCTTCCTTAGCATGGCGCGCACCTCATTTTTGTTTGATGTTGTTTTGTTCGGGATAAACCGTTATCTGTGGAATCCCGTAGACGATGACCATTTTGGTTTTCTCCCTATATGCTTGCGTTTCAAGTTTTGTCATTTCTATTGCTCTATCATATACAAAGACCGCAAGCAGAAATGAAAGCAAGAAAAGCATAAATATAACAGCAGAAAGCAACGGAGCTGGAATTGGAATTTCAACTTTGAACTTGCTCTTTACCTTATCTGTGATGCTTCTCTTCCTCAAACCTGTTATTTCAGGTCGTTTATCCTTTTGTAAAATCACTTCATCCTTTTTTGCTTCAGATTTGAATTTTAAAGTTATCTTCAAAAATTCCTGGCATTCCTTACATTCAAATATGTGTGAAAAAGCGATGTCAATGTTTTCTGGTATTTCACCGTCAATGAATGAACTTAACAACTCTTGGACATTTTCGCACTTCATTTTATATCATCTCCGTAATATTTTTTGAAAATTTCAACGAGTTTTTTTCTTGCCTTGAAAAGTTTTGATTTAACTGCTGGAACTGTGAGACCTGTTATTTCGGCTATTTCATTATAGCTCAAATTGTTCCATTCCCTTAGGATTAAAATCTCCCTATAGTCCTCATCAAGCAGGTTTAAAATTCTTTGCAATCTCTTTGTGTTCTCGTTCAGGTCAATTTTTCGTTCAAGGTTATCTTCCGAGATTATCTCCGTTTCTTCAATTTTTACTTTCTCTTTTTTATCTCTCAGGTAGTTTAGGCACTTGTTCCTTGCAATTTTAAAAAGCAGAGACGAAACCGATGAAATTTGATCAATTGTGTTTAATCTCTCGTAAAATTTCAGGAAAACATCATGCACGATGTCAAATGCTGTCTCTTCATCTGATATCATTCGCAGACAAAATTTATAGAGCGGAAGTTTGAGCCGTTCATAAATCTCCTCAAAGGCGGATTCATCACCGTTTCTAATTCTTTCAATTATTTCCCTGTCGTTTGTTCCTTCCATCAGGCAAAATTTCTTTTTTCCGCTCATTAATTATGACACCTGAAACAAGCGGAAGTTTCTAAATCAAATATGGTATAAACCTTTTCGTTTTCTTTGCGTAATTGATGTATTCATCGCCGTAAGCTTCAATCATATCTTTTTCCTCTTGGATTGCTAACCATACATATGATGCGGTTAAAATGGGCCAGAGAAAAAGCGTCACAACTGATGGCCAGTGTATTAACCATCCAAGTGTGAAAAGGAAAATACCCGTGTATTGTGGGTGTCGCATGAATTTGTAAATCCCGTCGGTGACAAGTCTCTCCGCTTTGTGAATTTTAGCCCAGCCAAGAGCTATCAAAATTACGCCGAATATACTGATAAGCGTTCCTATTTTTGCCGGAAGATGTCCGAATGTTTCAAAGTATTTTCTTGCTATGACAGGGACATCAAAAAACGGCGAAAGAAGAAAAAGGATAAGTGGCCAACCGAACATTTCGGTCATAAGAGCAATGATAAAAGCGATAAATGCGGTTTTTGATCTCCAGACATTTCTTGTTGGTTTTCTGTAAGTTAACAGTCCAAAAAATGCGATCACGACAATTATATTTACCACTATCAATCCCGGGGTTCCGAAGTTTTCCCTCAGCCATTTTATTGACTTTGGTGGACCCTCGTGATGTGGGGTGAGTTCAAATCCATAGATGAGCAAGAAAGCTATTACTCCTGCTATGCCGATATAATTAAAAATTTTTCGCCAGGACATTGTTAGCACCTCCGTTTGTTTTGAAGTTCCTTCCTTAAATTTAACAAA includes these proteins:
- a CDS encoding T9SS type A sorting domain-containing protein produces the protein SGNNYVAKVGYSTNGGLDWNNFIIDTIQFGNWLPRRADLPQVMVSQQGNPYFFYWVFQNSSDTSGLYMYTFGMKKKLDKNIPRARYEYAVAPFVITLNNVDYVYVAYYIDSSYYLIYSNDGGNTFSQPKELQTFWVMWPSDDWKPRFQIDNSNKLYFYYSYMDYGQPGQPPADKMYHLVTYSDDWGSTWSEPVQIDTNFYNIDFRIVGDKFVKSYIDNEDGNLYLQLSYDLLSWTNRIRVNSIDSSVAGGFETEVYNDKLAFAWKDKRTGNEEIFYRLMEILTKVDENTIPINFVLYQNYPNPFNPSTTLEFDIPERTNVKLIIYNILGCEIEVLLDEELEPGKYKVDFNAKDLSSGLYFYTLKTPKFTKTNKMLLIK
- a CDS encoding energy transducer TonB, with product MLRKIFYLGIALIIASCTKMNDDKAKSINTPVTPKFEPRKESYSIMAEKMPEIIGGLESIQKKVIYPEEAIKNKIEGTVYVLAYVNENGDVDFAEVLKGIGYGCDETAKKAVLETKFKPAYTQGKPIKVRIVIPIRFKLSK
- a CDS encoding zf-HC2 domain-containing protein, whose amino-acid sequence is MKCENVQELLSSFIDGEIPENIDIAFSHIFECKECQEFLKITLKFKSEAKKDEVILQKDKRPEITGLRKRSITDKVKSKFKVEIPIPAPLLSAVIFMLFLLSFLLAVFVYDRAIEMTKLETQAYREKTKMVIVYGIPQITVYPEQNNIKQK
- a CDS encoding RNA polymerase sigma factor, with protein sequence MSGKKKFCLMEGTNDREIIERIRNGDESAFEEIYERLKLPLYKFCLRMISDEETAFDIVHDVFLKFYERLNTIDQISSVSSLLFKIARNKCLNYLRDKKEKVKIEETEIISEDNLERKIDLNENTKRLQRILNLLDEDYREILILREWNNLSYNEIAEITGLTVPAVKSKLFKARKKLVEIFKKYYGDDIK
- a CDS encoding methyltransferase family protein, with the translated sequence MSWRKIFNYIGIAGVIAFLLIYGFELTPHHEGPPKSIKWLRENFGTPGLIVVNIIVVIAFFGLLTYRKPTRNVWRSKTAFIAFIIALMTEMFGWPLILFLLSPFFDVPVIARKYFETFGHLPAKIGTLISIFGVILIALGWAKIHKAERLVTDGIYKFMRHPQYTGIFLFTLGWLIHWPSVVTLFLWPILTASYVWLAIQEEKDMIEAYGDEYINYAKKTKRFIPYLI